A DNA window from Anser cygnoides isolate HZ-2024a breed goose chromosome 21, Taihu_goose_T2T_genome, whole genome shotgun sequence contains the following coding sequences:
- the CD3D gene encoding T-cell surface glycoprotein CD3 delta chain isoform X1 yields MGVRAGRGGSPRCPWRREAPAPGFPLPDKDLGGASRRAVPRSSLLFLPPEKLPLLHAMRRGQALGTWALLASVAVAGLGVQGQTIIVKEKNEKVFLTCGSDKNVLWKKGNEQIANATELDLGAIYDDPRGIYTCIKEKKELTLQVYYRMCQNCIEVDAPTISGIVVADVIATVLLMVAVYCISGQDKGRMSRASDRQNLIANEQLYQPLGERDDGQYSRLAHAKGRK; encoded by the exons ATGGGTGTCAGGGCTGGGCGAGGAGGCAGTCCTCGCTGCCCTTGGAGGAGGGAGGCCCCAGCCCCCGGGTTTCCGCTGCCTGACAAAGACCTGGGTGGCGCATCGCGCCGCGCCGTGCCGAGGagctctctcctcttcctcccccccgaAAAGCTGCCGCTGCTTCACGCCATGCGGAGGGGACAGGCCCTGGGCACCTGGGCGCTTCTCGCCAGCGTGGCCGTGGCCGGGTTGGGTGTCCAAG GACAGACAAtaattgtgaaagaaaaaaacgaGAAGGTGTTCCTGACCTGTGGATCAGACAAAAATGTACTCTGGAAGAAAGGTAATGAGCAGATAGCAAACGCAACGGAGCTGGACTTGGGTGCAATTTATGACGATCCCAGAGGCATCTATACCtgtataaaggaaaagaaagagctcACTCTCCAGGTGTACTATCGAA TGTGCCAGAATTGCATCGAAGTGGACGCTCCCACCATCTCGGGGATTGTGGTTGCAGATGTTATCGCCACCGTCCTCCTGATGGTTGCTGTGTACTGCATCAGTGGCCAGGACAAGGGACGCATGTCACGAG CTTCTGACAGGCAGAACCTGATCGCCAACGAGCAGCTCTACCAG ccTCTTGGTGAGCGGGATGATGGACAATACAGCCGGCTGGCACATGCCAAAGGCCGCAAGTGA
- the ZW10 gene encoding centromere/kinetochore protein zw10 homolog, with translation MAAPAGSLVAAVLAHSGRLDKEGLGTRIGRLSRRVEELKGEVCSAITSKYSEFLPSAQSAEELVSQVDGLSGSIELLRAGIEEQVQRDLNVAVAEFTELKQQLERDTLVLSILKKLQEFDTAIKEYNTALLEKKYVVAAQQLEKARSSLKMLESRKGFELKILKALGTELTVQTQNMLYHLGEEWQKLAVWKLPPSKESSSLESVMHSELHLCTLPSKEEEIAGPPVASVLQAFAVLGELRTKLKIFGQLLLKYILKPLISYPSLQPFTEELSDVVILRFRCEDPNLDHSSPVEVFDKIKFILEVLHKYLLNVPVEQRVEDKKECRVTLAELLGDMIWEELSDCLIQNCLVNSIPTNSSKLEQYIEVIKSTEEFEKALKNMQFLKGDTTDLLKYARNVNSHFANKKCQDVIVAARNLMTSEIHNTVKITPDSCVALPKLPDPGSGDHLKMQKTSNQLPKEMVNLENETKLSQYTFSLPTCRISSSVEKLMELAYQTLLEATASTDQCCIQLFYSVRNIFQLFYDVVPTYHKENLQKLPQLAAIHHNNCMYIAHHLLTMGHQFRYRLTNILCDGAATFVDLVPGFRRLGMECFLAQMRVQKGEILERLSSARNFSNMDDEENYSAANKAIRQVLHQLKRLGKVWQDVLPVNIYCKAMGTLLNTALSEIVTRIAALEDISAEDADRLYSLCRIMVEEGPQVFTPLPEEDKNKKYQEEVPVYVQKWMTFKELMIILQANLQEIVDQWADGKGPLAAEFSPAEVKSLIRALFQNTERRAAALAKIK, from the exons ATGGCGGCTCCCGCGGGCTCGCTGGTGGCGGCGGTGCTGGCGCACTCGGGCCGCCTGGACAAGGAGGGGCTGGGCACCCGCATCGGGCGGCTCTCCCGGCGGGTGGAGGAGCTCAAG GGAGAGGTGTGCTCCGCCATCACCAGCAAGTACAGCGAGTTCCTGCCCAGCGCGCAGAGCGCCGAGGAGCTGGTGTCGCAGGTGGACGGGCTGTCCGGCAGCATCGAGCTGCTCAGGGCCGGCATCGAGGAGCAG gTTCAAAGAGACCTAAACGTCGCTGTTGCTGAATTTACTGAattgaagcagcagctggagcgaGACACACTGGTTTTGAGTATTCTGAAAAAGCTACAAGAG TTTGATACAGCTATTAAAGAGTACAACACTGCATTGTTGGAGAAGAAGTATGTTGTAGCAGCTCAACAACTGGAAAAG GCACGAAGCAGCCTGAAAATGCTGGAATCCCGCAAGGGCTTTGAGCTGAAGATCCTGAAGGCACTAGGCACAGAGCTCACAGTGCAGACACAAAATATGCTCTATCATCTAGGAGAAGAATGGCAGAAGTTGGCTGTATGGAAGCTTCCTCCTTCAAAAG aAAGTAGCAGCCTGGAGTCAGTGATGCATTCAGAATTGCACTTATGCACACTGCCATCAAAAGAGGAAGAGATTGCTGGCCCGCCTgttgcttctgtgctgcaggcatTTGCTGTCCTAGGAGAACTGCGCACCAAGCTTAAAATTTTCG GCCAGTTGTTGCTGAAATACATCCTCAAGCCGCTGATTTCATACCCATCTCTTCAGCCATTCACAGAAGAACTGTCGGATGTGGTCATCCTACGTTTTAGGTGTGAAGATCCTAACTTGGATCATTCCTCTCCTGTGGAGGTTTTTGACAAGATCAAGTTCATTCTTGAAGTTCTCCACAAATACTTGCTGA ATGTGCCAGTTGAGCAGCGTGTGGAAGACAAGAAGGAGTGCAGAGTGACACTGGCAGAACTGCTGGGTGATATGATATGGGAAGAGTTGTCAGACTGCCTCATTCAGAACTGCCTAGTGAATTCAATCCCAACCAACAGTAGCAAACTAGAGCAGTATATAGAG GTGATTAAATCCACAGAGGAATTTGAAAAAGCCCTGAAGAACATGCAGTTTTTGAAAGGAGACACGACCGATTTACTGAAATACGCTCGTAACGTCAATTCCCACTTCGCCAATAAGAAATGTCAAGATGTGATTGTGGCAGCCAGAAACTTGATGACCTCAGAAATACACAATACCGTAAAG aTCACCCCTGATTCGTGTGTAGCCCTACCAAAGCTTCCTGATCCTGGGTCAGGAGATcacttaaaaatgcaaaaaacatCTAATCAACTTCCTAAGGAGATGGTGAATTTGGAGAATGAGACCAAACTGAGCCAGTACACGTTCTCTTTGCCCACATGCCGCATCAGTTCATCGGTGGAGAAGCTGATGGAACTGGCTTATCAGACGCTGTTGGAGGCTACAGCCAGCACAGATCAGTG ctGTATACAGCTCTTCTACTCCGTACGGAATATATTCCAGCTGTTTTACGACGTAGTACCAACATACCACAA AGAAAACCTTCAGAAACTCCCGCAGCTAGCAGCTATTCATCACAACAACTGCATGTATATTGCTCACCACTTGCTCACCATGGGACACCAGTTCCGATACCGCTTGACAAACATCCTGTGTGACGGAGCGGCTACTTTTGTAGATCTGGTACCTGGTTTTAGGAGACTTG GAATGGAGTGTTTTCTGGCCCAGATGCGAGTGCAGAAAGGAGAAATCCTGGAGAGGCTGTCAAGTGCCAGGAATTTTTCTAATATGGATGATGAGGAAAATTACTCTGcagcaaacaaagcaataaGGCAG GTATTGCATCAGTTGAAAAGACTGGGGAAAGTTTGGCAAGATGTCCTTCCAGTGAACATATACTGCAAGGCCATGGGGACCTTACTGAACACAGCGCTCTCAGAGATTGTCACTAGGATTGCTGCCCTAGAG GATATCTCTGCAGAAGATGCAGATAGGTTGTACTCCCTCTGTAGGATCATGGTAGAGGAAGGACCCCAGGTTTTCACCCCCCTACCTGAAGAGgacaaaaacaagaaatatcAAGAGGAAGTTCCAGTCTACGTGCAGAAATGGATGACATTCAAAGAGCTGATGATCATCCTGCAAGCTAACCTCCAAGAAATAGTAGATCA ATGGGCAGATGGGAAGGGGCCTCTTGCAGCTGAATTCTCCCCAGCTGAAGTGAAGAGTCTGATACGAGCCTTGTTCCAGAACACGgaaagaagagcagcagcactggccAAAATCAAGTAA
- the MPZL2 gene encoding myelin protein zero-like protein 2 produces the protein MHGLTWLGAVLFLGVQLRALWPITALEVYTSKEVDALNGTNLRLKCTFSSSSPISPQLSVTWNFQPEDLSSHEPVFYYLKEPYKLSAGRFKGRATWDGNIERYDVSIVIWNLQPTDNGTFTCQVKNPPDVDGTIGEVRLRVVQKVHFSEIHFLAIAIGSACILMIIVVTVVIICRHHRKKKQEKTTEVSDTELREKEKLKIREEKEATPLED, from the exons ATGCATGGCCTCAcctggctgggagctgtgctCTTCCTTGGGGTACAGCTCCGAG cacTGTGGCCCATCACAGCCCTCGAAGTTTACACTTCCAAGGAGGTGGATGCTCTGAATGGAACTAACCTACGTTTAAAATGcaccttctccagcagcagccctatTAGCCCACAACTGTCAGTGACATGGAACTTCCAGCCTGAGGACCTGAGCTCTCATGAGCCA GTATTTTATTACCTCAAGGAGCCCTACAAGCTGTCTGCTGGACGGTTCAAAGGGCGAGCCACTTGGGATGGGAATATTGAGCGTTATGATGTTTCCATTGTTATCTGGAATTTACAGCCCACTGACAACGGGACATTCACCTGCCAGGTGAAGAACCCACCAGACGTTGATGGCACAATTGGTGAAGTGCGACTCAGAGTTGTGCAGAAAG TGCATTTCTCAGAAATCCACTTCCTTGCCATCGCCATTGGGTCTGCATGTATTCTGATGATCATTGTGGTGACAGTTGTGATTATCTGTCGACACCATcggaagaaaaagcaagagaagacGACTGAGGTGTCAGATACTGAACT tagagaaaaggagaagctgaagatcagagaagaaaaggaagccaCTCCATTAGAAGACTAG
- the CD3E gene encoding T-cell surface glycoprotein CD3 epsilon chain has translation MVEKSKRRRNTRMRFELSLPLLGLLLCVVGTAAQEVTDEELKEFQVDISGTTVTVVCPLPEEITWSPKGLEAQGNTYVKENHDSSPLNLSCTSGDKTIQMYLKARVCTNCRELDTLTVTGIIIADLLITLGVLILVYYFSKDRKGRPSAGAGSRPRGQKMQRPPPVPNPDYEPIRKGQREVYAGLESRGF, from the exons ATGGTAGAGAAGAGCAAGAGAAGGAGGAACACAAGGATGAGGTTTGAGCTGTCCTTGCCCCTCCTGGGACTCCTGCTGTGTGTGG ttGGCACTGCAGCTCAGGAGG TTACTGATGAAGAACTGAAGG AATTCCAGGTGGATATTTCTGGAACCACAGTGACAGTCGTATGCCCGTTGCCTGAAGAAATAACATGGAGTCCAAAAGGTTTAGAGGCTCAAGGCAATACGTACGTGAAGGAGAATCATGACAGTTCTCCTCTCAATTTGAGTTGTACATCAGGTGACAAGACGATCCAAATGTACCTGAAGGCCAGAG TGTGCACCAACTGTAGGGAGCTGGATACCTTGACTGTGACAGGGATCATCATTGCAGATCTTCTCATCACCCTTGGGGTGCTGATTTTGGTCTACTATTTCAGCAAAGACAGGAAGGGGAGACCAAGCGCTGGTGCTGGCAGTCGGCCACGAG GTCAGAAAATGCAGCGTCCTCCCCCCGTTCCAAACCCAGACTACGAG CCCATCCGGAAAGGCCAGCGGGAGGTGTATGCAGGCCTGGAATCCAGGGGCTTCTGA
- the CD3D gene encoding T-cell surface glycoprotein CD3 delta chain isoform X2, with protein MGVRAGRGGSPRCPWRREAPAPGFPLPDKDLGGASRRAVPRSSLLFLPPEKLPLLHAMRRGQALGTWALLASVAVAGLGVQGQTIIVKEKNEKVFLTCGSDKNVLWKKVCQNCIEVDAPTISGIVVADVIATVLLMVAVYCISGQDKGRMSRASDRQNLIANEQLYQPLGERDDGQYSRLAHAKGRK; from the exons ATGGGTGTCAGGGCTGGGCGAGGAGGCAGTCCTCGCTGCCCTTGGAGGAGGGAGGCCCCAGCCCCCGGGTTTCCGCTGCCTGACAAAGACCTGGGTGGCGCATCGCGCCGCGCCGTGCCGAGGagctctctcctcttcctcccccccgaAAAGCTGCCGCTGCTTCACGCCATGCGGAGGGGACAGGCCCTGGGCACCTGGGCGCTTCTCGCCAGCGTGGCCGTGGCCGGGTTGGGTGTCCAAG GACAGACAAtaattgtgaaagaaaaaaacgaGAAGGTGTTCCTGACCTGTGGATCAGACAAAAATGTACTCTGGAAGAAAG TGTGCCAGAATTGCATCGAAGTGGACGCTCCCACCATCTCGGGGATTGTGGTTGCAGATGTTATCGCCACCGTCCTCCTGATGGTTGCTGTGTACTGCATCAGTGGCCAGGACAAGGGACGCATGTCACGAG CTTCTGACAGGCAGAACCTGATCGCCAACGAGCAGCTCTACCAG ccTCTTGGTGAGCGGGATGATGGACAATACAGCCGGCTGGCACATGCCAAAGGCCGCAAGTGA
- the TMPRSS5 gene encoding transmembrane protease serine 5, whose translation MPPPDQGFAPPQEPGAIPECAEGEEDEPVVRGAPGRVSFRINSDSSLLEARVRGRPGWLLACHERWWLRLGTQLCRHLGALRMTHQKGVNLTDVRVKDAQEFIQLRPGQEGSLEDMWQVRSTCESGRIVALKCSECGLHRGALRVVGGMDAAPGRWPWQVSVRHGSRHHCGGSVLAPSWIVTAAHCVHSYRRLHASGWLVGAGVARGSIEQEAGVPVEKVIYHPLYNGSSLDYDIALMKLRIPLNFSGKMLLWPPPTCKEGPQPLWAPGGSMPSSTMLPAVPGKVAVGAEASRGLVQGCFTSICGAEQLCRLSSAGWQLHSLGCACTAWPRCPGAHHVPFPADAICAVCLPPSHRDLFQGTPCWVSGWGYTRPDQAQLTETLQEALVPLISTRRCNSSCMYKGELTARMLCAGYPQGKIDACQGDSGGPLVCQDELTWRLVGVVSWGQGCAEPNHPGVYTNVAQLLPWIYRTTEIY comes from the exons ATGCCACCGCCGGACCAGGGCTTCGCCCCGCCACAGGAGCCGGGTGCGATCCCGGAGTGTGCTGAGGGTGAAGAGGACGAGCCTGTGGTCCGTGGGGCTCCTGGCAGAG TGTCTTTCAGAATCAACTCAGACAGCTCGCTGCTGGAAGCGCGGGTGCGAGGCCGTCCCGGCTGGCTGCTGGCCTGCCACGAGCGCTGGTGGCTCAGGCTGGGCACCCAGCTCTGCCGGCACCTCGGGGCGCTccg GATGACCCACCAGAAGGGAGTGAACCTGACGGACGTCAGGGTGAAGGACGCTCAGGAGTTCATCCAGCTCAGACCCGGCCAGGAAGGCAGCCTGGAAGACATGTGGCAGGTCAG GAGCACCTGCGAGTCGGGACGGATCGTGGCTCTGAAGTGCTCAG AGTGCGGGCTGCACCGCGGGGCCCTGCGGGTGGTCGGGGGCATGGATGCAGCCCCTGGGCGCTGGCCCTGGCAGGTGAGCGTGCGCCACGGCTCCCGGCACCACTGCGGAGGCTCTGTGCTGGCGCCCAGCTGGATCGTGACGGCGGCGCACTGCGTGCACAG TTACAGGCGGCTGCACGCCTCCGGCTGGCTGGTGGGTGCCGGTGTTGCTCGTGGCTCCAtcgagcaggaggctggggtaCCGGTGGAGAAGGTTATTTACCACCCGCTCTATAACGGCAGCAGCCTTGACTATGACATTGCTCTGATGAAGCTCCGCATCCCCCTGAATTTCTCTGGTAAGATGCTGTTGTGGCCTCCCCCCACTTGCA AAGAGGGtccccagcctctctgggcaccTGGAGGCAGCATGCCCAGCAGCACAATGCTCCCAGCTGTGCCTGGGAAGgtggctgtgggagctgaggCCTCCAGGGGCCTGGTCCAAGGGTGTTTCACCTCCATTTgtggggctgagcagctctgcaggctgagTTCTGCAGGCTGGCAGCTCCACAGCCTCGGCTGCGCCTGCACTGCATGGCCCCGCTGTCCCGGGGCTCACCACGTCCCCTTCCCAGCAGATGCCATCTGTGCCGTGTGTCTGCCACCCTCCCACCGCGACCTCTTCCAGGGCACCCCCTGTTGGGTCTCAGGCTGGGGCTACACCAGACCAGACCAAG CACAGCTAACGGAGACTCTGCAGGAAGCTCTGGTTCCCCTAATTAGTACCAGGAGGTGCAACAGCTCGTGCATGTACAAAGGAGAGCTCACGGCCAGGATGCTGTGTGCCGGCTACCCGCAGGGGAAAATAGATGCGTGCCAG ggggacagcgggggcccCCTGGTTTGCCAGGACGAACTCACGTGGCGCTTGGTAGGTGTAGTGAGCTGGGGCCAGGGCTGTGCCGAGCCCAACCACCCCGGGGTTTACACCAACGTGGCTCAGCTTCTGCCGTGGATTTATCGCACCACAGAG ATCTACTAG